In Campylobacter mucosalis, a single window of DNA contains:
- the rplI gene encoding 50S ribosomal protein L9, whose protein sequence is MKVLLIKDVKSLGKAGEIKDVKDGYANNFLIGKGLAKAATPDVLRQYEAAQKRKAEEQKYELANIEKLKAELEKIKVVIKKPLGANGALFGSVSKDEISAELEKSHHLIVDKKSIEIESGHLKAVGIYTLDVRLGQGIHASLKVEVEGE, encoded by the coding sequence ATGAAAGTTTTATTAATAAAAGATGTAAAATCACTTGGCAAAGCTGGTGAGATAAAAGATGTAAAAGACGGCTATGCAAATAATTTTTTAATAGGCAAAGGCTTAGCAAAAGCCGCTACGCCAGATGTTTTAAGACAATACGAGGCCGCACAAAAACGCAAAGCCGAGGAGCAAAAATACGAACTAGCCAATATTGAGAAGCTAAAAGCCGAGCTTGAAAAGATAAAAGTTGTCATTAAAAAACCGCTTGGTGCAAATGGAGCGTTGTTTGGCTCGGTTTCAAAAGATGAAATTTCAGCTGAGCTTGAAAAATCACACCACTTAATCGTGGATAAAAAGAGCATTGAAATTGAGAGCGGACACCTAAAAGCGGTTGGAATTTACACGCTTGATGTGCGTTTAGGACAGGGAATTCACGCTAGTTTAAAAGTAGAAGTTGAGGGCGAGTAG
- the hslV gene encoding ATP-dependent protease subunit HslV — MFHATTILAYKGKDKSVIGGDGQVSFGNTILKGNAVKIRKIKDGKVLAGFAGSTADAFNLFDMFEKHLDATKGDLLKAVVEFSKEWRKDKYLRKLEAMMLVLNREKIFLLSGTGDVIEPEDGKIAAIGSGGNYALSAARALDKLADIDAEILVKESLMIAGEICIYTNTNIKTYVIEDEK, encoded by the coding sequence GTGTTTCACGCAACGACCATTTTAGCCTATAAAGGCAAGGATAAATCCGTAATCGGCGGAGATGGGCAAGTAAGCTTTGGAAACACCATTTTAAAGGGCAATGCCGTTAAAATTCGCAAAATCAAAGACGGCAAAGTCCTAGCTGGTTTTGCAGGCAGTACCGCTGACGCGTTTAACCTTTTTGATATGTTTGAAAAACACCTTGATGCTACAAAAGGCGACCTTTTAAAGGCTGTTGTTGAGTTTAGCAAAGAGTGGCGAAAGGATAAGTATTTACGCAAACTTGAAGCTATGATGCTCGTTTTAAACAGAGAGAAAATTTTCTTACTTAGTGGGACTGGCGATGTTATTGAGCCAGAAGACGGCAAGATAGCAGCGATTGGCAGTGGCGGAAACTACGCACTTTCAGCAGCACGCGCCCTTGATAAACTAGCCGACATTGACGCTGAAATTTTAGTCAAAGAGAGCCTAATGATAGCTGGAGAAATTTGCATTTACACAAATACAAACATAAAAACTTACGTGATTGAGGATGAAAAATAA